The Gossypium arboreum isolate Shixiya-1 chromosome 2, ASM2569848v2, whole genome shotgun sequence region tcaatcaatacacaattcacatattcaccatattcataatttaatttacttttattcaattcataTTTTCGATTCATTTTCCAATCAAGTTCAAATCACTAATCACTTTTCAattaatatacatttcaaataatcacatattttcttcattcaattcattttaattcaattcaaatcacttttaatttccaatttgttCGCATTTAATTTTAATagccataaaacttttaaatcaatttcattcaaatcaatatcaTTATTTCAATTACTTTCCTAAATTTATCTACcatgcattttaattaaaatataacaattaataataaatagatttgaattatagtaatacaaacccgaatTATTTCGATTACTCCTcgacaactttttcttttcctttcggtGCCGATGCCTCGAGTTCTTTGCTAACTacgtaaattaaaataataatactattaattacaacattaattataataaataattgaatttctaatcaattcctaccttattcccaatttaatcctaactaattttacttatttttctAATTCAATTCACactctatttctattcaaatttcatccatactcaaatttaactattaatttttcagcatattttcttaatttcgaattttcctcaatttagtccctacaacataaaacttatagcttacttcacaatttaatccctttatcaATTCTAatttgaaattctttcaattaaatccctaattccataatttgtccaacatgaaccctacttgaaAACCTATgaactctcaaaatatcaacttaatttcatcaaaaccttgttttaaagcttttaaaacatcaaatttgagtaaaaaacacttaattgacttaccaatttaaacTTCAAACTTTAAATctctaatttttcctttttcttttctttctgtcTTTcctttcaatctcttttctttcttctttatttttcttttgttttattcttttataccttatatatatataaacactttattttatttatttacttaacatatattataatatatttattctaAATATCTATTAAGTATTTAATCATGTACACCATCAATACCATACAAtgtcattatttattttatttttcacacaacaatcttataatttaattatttaattaacaataatataattcaatctaattatctattactttaatattaagtaaataaattattttataacaagtgtacatatatctatttattacaaatataccaatatttttattacaattttcaTTACTCAATTTGTTTATTATacaaaaatctcataatttaattatttatctaataaatatcttttaatttactaatgataaataataaataataaatatcttatgCTTAATTAATAAGCAAATTAAATCTATAATTTACAATTGTATGCTTATTTTTAATTACAGATGTATATCATTATTATCACACATTTGtatcattttaataataataataataataataataataataataataattaaatctaCTAGCCGCCTCAACCATTGAGAAATGGTTTATTTGCCATTGTGATTCCCCTTTCTTtttattaatctataattaaacttttacccttaattcaatttaatctttttcttaattactcttaattaagctaaattcacctaattagaaCCTAATTAGGCACACCACTAGTTTCATAAatgtttctaataattatttacgaactCATTTCACTAAAATGGAGGCCTGATATTGCACTTTTTTTATGCCCCgtaattttgggtcattacagatGAACACCCTAACCATCAAACCAATACATAAAAttcattaaattgtatttaaaagataaaaaaataaaattttctaaaataattaaaataaaatctaattaaaaattaaatggtaatattataaaatatttaaatgttcTGTTGATATTTAATAAACATCACAACTAAAATTTAGGTCAAAAATTtaaatgtataaatattaaaatataatttgaataaGAAATAAATATCATAAAATCATCTCATCATCGGTTAAACTAATATCTCAATGTCATTTTCATTCTAATATGACTCAATATTCTTAAAAAacgataattttaaattttaataccgATAAAtagtacttttttttttatttgtttagatgTTATTTGAAAATGTTGGATACTATTGTATCATTTTAGGATGTTAAATTTGTTAGCTCATTCGAAATCGCCAAGAAGGAAGGTGAATTGACCTTTAAGAAAATGGTGGAAGCAAAGAAAGAATATTCAACAAAAACacacaacaatttatagtgattcggtctcaattgcctactccactaaCTTAGTTTTCCACAACTAATGGttttcccaaattcactaatttgacaacatTTGAGGATCAGCTTTAACCTTACAATCTCCCTTAATATTTCTACCCCAAACCTTAAGATTGCAACTCCCTTAAGGTTTCTACCAAAACCTTAAGATTCAACTCTTTCAAAGAGAATAACGAAGAAGCAAACAAAGAAATAATCTTCACAAGATTAAAGTGTTTACAAATTAAACTCaattataagaaaaaaaaaacacttgaGCTAATAGAAAAGCAATGAATGCTCACAAGTGTGTACAAGAAAAGTATGAAAGAATAAAGCACGAAGGTGGTTTTGATTAATCTTTAAGCTTGATGATCTCTCTTCTTATTATAGGATCTTTGGAAGATGGTATTTATACCTCTAATTCATTTCCAACTGTTGTGGTTGTTGAGAAAATAAATTGAGCTGTTGAGGATGAAAATACCAGATTATTAAATTCACCTGCAACAAAATTTATCGATACTATTAGCATTTAATGCAAAGTTTAGTGACTATTGGGTGAAGATATCTATACAAATGAAATTTGTCGATATTGGATCAATACTTAGCTGAATTAGTTGAAAACAGAATGTCAATTAGTTATAGATTTTAATATGGGTATTAATATTTTGAAAACTATTAATACTATGCTAAAAGTATTAaaacatattatcaaataaaactaatttaacaaaatttaattttaattgatatataacTATAATACCAATTAAatgataatttatttataataattataatttaccaCCAGTAATAAAATCGCAAATTAAATGATTTAAGAGTTATtgaatgaatttatttaattagtaaatattgTTTGTTTAATGTTATCATCAAATTAAGAAACTAACATATCATTATGATTTTATCTaattttttaaatgttaaattaataatataatgaataataaaaagCAATTATATCAATTTATTGTGGCCAGGTGGTTTTAGGTTAGTTTTAGTTATTGGGCTAGGTTAGGAATGATTTTCCTTAAAAGTAGTAGACCCAATTTTTTGCAGGCttagtttatttaatttctttgtaCAAAACTTTGGGCTAGGACCCATTTTTTAATACAAAGTCatagattttattaaaaaaataataattatatcaatttaaaaatttttcttaaactcatatttatatatattatatgttgaAAATATGAAAGTGGCAATTTGGTACCAGAGGGAGTGCCCACTCCCTGGTCGCCAAATTGGTATGGAGAACGTTTCCAATGTTGGCAATTTACTAAATTGATTGGATTGAATAAGATTACCCTTATCAATCCCTTAAATCAAGAAAGTTGAATTGGATTAAATCACTAAAAACTTAGCAGCTAAGAATCCTTGTTTATCTTGttcattattattatattgtacTCATCTTATATGGTGGTTATTTTGTAGGGATTGTGGTAGATTTTCTTATGTAAGCAAGTCTCATAAACTCTATATAATTAAGAGATTTGTATAGGTTTATGTACAGAGAGAATTGAGCACTTAATTTATTCTAAGCGAGGAACCTTATTGTACGAATGTGTAATATTGATAGTAAAACTTGAGTATTGTGGTTTTATTTATTGAATTCACAATTAATGAGTAAATTTAGTGGTTAGAGTATCGGGTCTTCAAAAtacaaaaatgatagaaattattatgagatattattgaataggttgattttatgtaattattaaagagtataaatatttatggctcaagtTTAGTGTTGGTTGTTTAATACAACACCCACCATTTCAAGACTCAATCTAATTGTGCAGTTCATGTTCTTTGCACCTATCTTTTTGCTAACACTATATTAATTAAAGacatataataaattttttaatcgtatttataaaattaataattatcctaaatattatatcatatataccTGATGTATTTCATGTTGGTTTAACACACTAATTAAATCATTGATCCTACACGTGCATTAGCCGACAAACGGGATCACGTGGCCGGTGATGGAACATTTTGACCAAAACGACTAGACAAATTGGGAGCATTAATTCAAAGATACAGCGTTTAGTCAACacataaattaagtaaaataaacaGATTTACAAGCCTTTTTTGTTTTGcatgttttattaatttatagtGGGACACACTGTTATAATAATTTGGTTCATAATGGATATTTGAAATGTATTATATAAAATAAGGTAcactaataaattttattatagatttgattttaatttagagttaatGAATCTTTTTTAAGTCAAGAGTCAAGGGTTGAAATGCACAATTGTCATTATTACACCTTTTCAGATGCCTCTAAATGGTATATTACAGTTACTAACTTCGTCCTTGACTATTAAGATTGTCTACTGAAGATTGTCAGTCACCTGGAATTAATTTTGGGTAACCTTTGATTAGACTAAAATACTCAAactaattaaaaatactaaaatactaaaaataaagaAAGACTTATTTTAGAACAACTAGTTATAAGATAAACTAGAATACTCAAACTaattaaaaatcacttagaaacAATAATACCctaaaataagtaaaaaatatTAGCTCATCAATGTCATAGGGTATTATTTTTAGACCAACTTTTCTTTCCCACCAAAGAAACACAACGATTGACTAGTAATTTCATGCCGAGTTGCTTTTCCCACTTaatgtttttataattttgtcATTCCATGATCTACCATCATCTTTCATCATGGTCCTAGGAGTGTTGATAGTCAATGGCACTAGTCTCAAGGGAGAGGAGAGTATTAGGATTCTTGGCAAACTCACACATTGTTCCTTCCCAAATGTGAATGACCTTTCCTAGGTTATACACATATCTTCCTATCAATGAGTTTAAAGTTTTCTTTTCGATGGTACGTATTTCCATATTCCTGCAATATTTTGCCTTCACCATTTTAGTTGTGATTGACTCTGGTTTTGCCATTAGTCTCCATGCTTGTTTTACAAGTAGTGCCTCATTCATCATTTTTGATATTCTAATTCCTAGACCACCTTCACTGATGGGCTTTCAAAGTTTCTGTTAACCACATAAGTGGAGTTTCTCTTTATCGACTTCACGTCCCCACAAAAAGGCTCTCAATGTTTGATCAATCTTGTGTCACAAATACAAACTAGGGATTTAGAACATGAGAACATATAGAAGGGTATAGAAACCAGTGTTGATTTATCGAGAGTAAGCCTTcccattttgaaaaaaaaagattcCTTTTTTATTATAAACAACTTCATAATCAATTACCAGATATTTACAAGAAATTTTCACCATTCTAACCCCCAGAATTCCATTAAGCCACCTTTTGGTTTATTTTGTCTAGTGAGAGGGTTGGGCCCTAAGCCCCCCCCCCCCCCCGTAAGAATCCGCCTCTAGTGGAAGGGAAGGAATcaaaagttgaaaggagcaagAGAAGGAAGGTGGTGACTAAAAAGGCCAAAAAATTTTGGGATATGAAAAGGTAAAAGAAATTTAGAAGGAAATATTCAGAGAATCACGGAAGAAAAGGATGCCAAAGGGAGAACAATCGATGATCATTACAAGCGATCAAAGAAACATAGGATAACCCTTAAATATAAGCTCTCTAACATGGAAAATTAGAGTGGATTTACACAATTCCGTAACTTTTTATATGATTGAAATTTTGACAACTCATCCGTtttatttcatattctatttataTAGGTCAACAAATTTTgagtaaattaaaattatttaactatTTCTTTTaggtaaaacaaaaatttttaataattaaaacatatatTACTAAACAATGGAGAAGCCAAAATTGTTGATAAgagatatatttatataaaatatatatgttcAAAGTAGGCTCGATCTGTTTCGATAGGGTATTTTTAAACTTGGGATAATCTTTATCACCAAAGTTTAGGAAAACAAAATAAGTTAAATGCTCAATTTGTATTAGAAATTATTTATACTTAGATATCGCAGTTATTAAACTTTACTTTTaccaaattaatatttagatatATACTACTTTGTATTAATTTAccacattaaattttaaaagttattaaattcatcattaagaaaattttaaatcttataaaagaaaccaaataAAAAAAACCTTTGGGCGCTAAACACAGATTTATCTTTTTTTTAAAcactaattataatattaaaatgaaaaattcaaaattcaaaggGCTTGCTAGAATAAAGACCGTTTATATGGCAACTAATTTGCTCTATCTATAACCAGCAATAATTGTCGAAGACCATCCTCCAAAAATTCTTGCACATACCTTGGTGGTTCATCAGAAAGAATCAATTGGTCAATCACGCCACCATCTGGCTTTGGGATGCAATCCGCAACTCTATTGGCCTCCCTTTGAATATGTCCGAActtaattttctattatttcaaaCACCACCTATAAATAAAGACCATATATTAGATTGAAATTATAAAGATAtcatatcaatttaaaattttacatgcctataattatattaataaaattaatagttaaattgttaaaatattaaatgtagaaaaaattataaaaatgtgtaAAACAAGGTTATTTTGACATACATTAAAATATATATCCGACCTACAATCTATAAATATCCAAATTGTAAATCACCTTGTAAAGTAGAGAATCAGCAACAGTTAAAAAGAGCAGGGCATTTCCCTTCGAATCTACCTCGAGTAAAATGTACTAACGCATAACATGCGTCTGGCGTTTTAAAACCTTGTTTCTATTTGATTATTTGACCCCACTTTCAACTCATATCTTTTATAAATGTACATGTATACTCACCATTGCAAGGCTCCAAGTTCTATCTCCTATCTCAAACCTCATACCAAACCCTACCCACCTCCCATTTCCACCAAACCAAAATATGAACGGGCATTCATATTCCAAGATCAAAGGTACTGATGTTGTCAATCAAAGTTCCAGATCCATGGAGTCTTCAGATCTTATTGTACCATTCCCTCAAACCTCCAAATCCATTTCTAATCCTACCCCGGAAGAGAGCATCAAGAACTCAAACCCCAACACCCAATGTCCATCGGTgcaagatgatgatgatgatgatgaagccCAAGGTACCAATGGAGAGATGCCTGTTCCCACTCTGAGAAGACACAGCTCGGTTTCTGCCGCTTATGCACTCCAGCTCCAGGCTGCGGTCAAAAGAGCGTTTTCAATGCGAAGATCTTCTTCAGTTTCTGAAAGTTACTGTAGGATCCATGACCAGTATGTGACTTTAGCACCACCcttggatgatgatgatgaatcgGACATAACTGGGACTAGAAGATccgtgaagaagaagaagaagaacaacTACAAGAACAGAAGAGACAAGATCCTTAAAGCATGGAAGAAGATTTTTGGACTGTAGTGTCTTTTTACTTGCTACAAAAATTTTATACATCCtttgaatttctatttttttgttgAACTGCTTTAATTGTTGCATTTTCCTTTatgttttaattagtattattacTTTCATTTTATAATAAGAAGGTATAAGTCTACACTTAGTATTGGTATTTTTATTAATtgcttaaaatttattaaaactcaAATTTCTAAATATCATTATAGTGTCGTGTAAATGAGTGCTGAAAAATTATttactcccttttttttttcttagaaaACAGAAAATGAAAATCCAATGGACAAGGCCATTGAATAGCATGTGGAAATTCATTAGTcacaaaaaagaaatttaattttatgaCAAAATCCGAAAACGTGCAGCATTTTCGTGGAATCAATCTTCAGTTGTCTTTTTCCTAGGATACACTAGTGTTATTTGGACTCAAGTTTCAAAACGAAATATTCATCATTTGAAATTTTGTTTCAGTCACTCTGGTTAAGGGTGGATCCGGCGGATTGATATTTTAAGGTTTTTCTAAGAGCTAGGTTTTTAGTGACAATAATATTGTGATAATAAAGATTTACTCAGAAATATTAGATTATTTGTGACGAATTTTGTATATGTGACACTACTAAAATAAGTAATTATGATTTATTCAATATTTGGTCACTATTATGACAATAGCTGTGACTTTTCAAATTACATCACAAGTAAATCATCACTATAAGTGTATAGTTGTCACTAAATTCATTTGTTACTACCAATTTGTCACTAATGAAAGACTCAAATTAACACTTAATTTTTTCCTAAAAGTAATGTAATAGTGACAAAATATGAAGTAATCACTATTATTAATCATCATTTGATGATAAAATCTTTTGTCActataaattttacctatttataataatataattgtgatgtttaaattattttacaagtaAATAATATAATTGTGGCAACATCAATTTATCATGACCGGTTCGCACAAAATACTCAAATTGACACAAATATATTTTACTTTCTAAGATATAATGTAATAGTGAAAACATATAGCAATTGCTAGTTTTAATCATTATTGTGACAATAAAGTTATTTGTGACtataaacttttatttttatgctTAATATACATTTTGCCCCCAAAACTTGTCTATTTACACTTAGTTAataccttcttttttttttttacctaatCAGTACTGAACTTGGATATTGTCACACACCTTTGTACTTATGTAGTAACGACATTAGAAATTGATGGCATGGCATTGACAACCAATTATCTAGTGACATGTGAAAGCCTCCCATCATGGCATGTAACATAcataaattaaacaaaataaaattatttaaaatatgtataaattgataaaaatatatttttttctcaTGGCTAATTGACAATTTAGTGTCCAAGCTAATCTAAATTTGGACAACAATTTGTCCAATCCTTAGCATTTTAGGGATGAAACTAAGTTTATAAAGGTCTAGAAAATGGTGTTTCTCATGGCTAAA contains the following coding sequences:
- the LOC108456123 gene encoding uncharacterized protein LOC108456123; amino-acid sequence: MNGHSYSKIKGTDVVNQSSRSMESSDLIVPFPQTSKSISNPTPEESIKNSNPNTQCPSVQDDDDDDEAQGTNGEMPVPTLRRHSSVSAAYALQLQAAVKRAFSMRRSSSVSESYCRIHDQYVTLAPPLDDDDESDITGTRRSVKKKKKNNYKNRRDKILKAWKKIFGL